The Cyanobium sp. ATX 6F1 genome includes a region encoding these proteins:
- a CDS encoding MAPEG family protein, which produces MPSDLSPLLQALALPALVTLLALAVYFVSAMLVGRARVAHQVKPPSIQGPEAFERVLRVQQNTLEQLAFFLPSLWMAALFNNPRLAAALGFVWVGGRIAYAIGYTRAAQQRAPGFVIGVFTSVVLYALALSGVIAQLS; this is translated from the coding sequence ATGCCAAGCGACCTGTCGCCCCTGCTCCAGGCCCTCGCCCTGCCAGCCCTGGTCACCCTGCTGGCCCTGGCCGTCTATTTCGTCAGCGCGATGCTGGTGGGGCGGGCCCGGGTGGCCCACCAGGTGAAACCTCCCTCGATCCAGGGCCCTGAGGCGTTCGAGCGCGTGCTGCGGGTGCAGCAGAACACCCTTGAACAACTGGCCTTCTTCCTGCCATCCCTGTGGATGGCGGCCCTGTTCAACAATCCACGCCTGGCGGCGGCCCTCGGCTTTGTGTGGGTGGGCGGCCGCATCGCCTACGCCATCGGTTACACCCGCGCAGCTCAGCAGCGGGCTCCGGGATTCGTGATTGGCGTGTTCACCAGCGTGGTGCTCTACGCCCTAGCCCTCAGCGGCGTGATCGCCCAGCTGAGTTGA
- a CDS encoding 23S rRNA (pseudouridine(1915)-N(3))-methyltransferase RlmH — protein sequence MNPARLRLIAVGKLRKRWVSEGAALYLKRLPGLQVLELKDSNPASEAQAVLAALRPDERLVALAEEGERLGSVDLARRLEGFGSERLAFVIGGADGLDPALKARASWLLSLSALTFPHELARLLLLEQLYRARTILQEGPYHRG from the coding sequence CTGAACCCCGCCCGGTTGCGCCTGATCGCCGTTGGCAAGTTGCGCAAACGCTGGGTGAGTGAGGGGGCGGCCCTTTACCTCAAGCGGCTGCCGGGGTTGCAGGTGCTGGAGCTCAAGGACTCCAACCCCGCCAGCGAAGCCCAGGCGGTCCTGGCGGCCCTGCGGCCCGATGAGCGGCTGGTGGCGCTCGCTGAGGAGGGCGAGCGGCTGGGCTCGGTGGATCTGGCCCGTCGCCTGGAGGGGTTCGGCTCCGAGCGGCTGGCCTTCGTGATCGGTGGCGCCGATGGCCTCGATCCAGCCCTCAAGGCCCGTGCCAGCTGGTTGCTGAGCCTCTCAGCGCTCACCTTTCCCCACGAACTGGCGCGCCTGTTGCTGCTGGAGCAGCTCTACCGGGCCCGCACGATCCTTCAGGAGGGCCCCTATCACCGGGGCTGA
- a CDS encoding methionyl-tRNA formyltransferase, which produces MNVLFWGTPAYAVPTLEALVAAGHELVGVVSQPDRRRGRGKELVPSPVKARALELGLSVFTPERIRREPATQQALAALGAELSVVVAFGQILPPEVLAQPPLGCWNGHGSLLPRWRGAGPIQWSLLEGDAVTGVGIMAMEEGLDTGPVLLERAIPIGLLENAQQLGERLSQLTAELFVAALPRIEAAGPGPQAERWGRLGVRPQGEAGLSYARMLTKADFSLDWSASALALHRRVMALYPAAHTSWRGLRLKLLASEPLVRRLAPQLSAEGAALAERWAPPSGADPVGGAAAPGTVLERVEATGLVVATGGCPLLLRASQLEGKRAAAGQALLQQLGAEVGERLGEPLVERAQN; this is translated from the coding sequence TTGAACGTTCTGTTCTGGGGCACCCCCGCCTACGCGGTGCCCACCCTTGAGGCACTGGTGGCGGCGGGCCACGAGCTGGTGGGGGTGGTGAGTCAGCCGGATCGGCGCCGGGGTCGGGGCAAGGAGCTGGTGCCTTCGCCCGTGAAGGCCCGGGCCCTGGAACTGGGCCTGTCGGTGTTCACGCCCGAGCGGATCCGCAGGGAGCCCGCCACCCAGCAAGCCCTGGCCGCCCTCGGCGCTGAGCTGTCGGTGGTGGTGGCCTTCGGCCAGATCCTCCCCCCCGAGGTGCTGGCCCAGCCGCCCCTGGGCTGCTGGAACGGCCATGGCTCGCTGCTGCCCCGCTGGCGCGGTGCCGGCCCGATCCAATGGAGTCTGCTGGAGGGCGATGCCGTCACCGGGGTGGGGATCATGGCCATGGAGGAGGGCCTCGACACCGGGCCGGTGCTGCTCGAGCGAGCGATCCCGATCGGCCTGCTGGAGAATGCCCAGCAACTGGGGGAGCGGCTTAGCCAGCTCACGGCGGAGCTGTTCGTTGCGGCCCTGCCACGCATTGAGGCGGCCGGCCCCGGTCCCCAGGCTGAGCGCTGGGGGCGGCTGGGGGTGCGGCCCCAGGGCGAAGCCGGCCTGAGCTACGCCCGGATGCTGACCAAGGCCGATTTCAGCCTCGACTGGAGCGCTTCGGCCCTGGCCCTGCACCGCCGGGTGATGGCGCTCTACCCCGCGGCCCACACCAGCTGGCGGGGTCTGCGCCTCAAGCTGCTGGCCAGCGAGCCCCTGGTGCGGCGCCTGGCGCCCCAGCTCAGCGCTGAGGGCGCCGCCCTGGCGGAGCGTTGGGCGCCGCCTTCGGGCGCCGATCCCGTGGGGGGAGCCGCCGCCCCGGGCACGGTGCTGGAGCGGGTGGAGGCCACGGGGCTCGTGGTCGCCACCGGCGGCTGCCCACTGCTGCTCCGCGCCTCCCAGCTGGAGGGCAAGCGGGCCGCGGCCGGCCAGGCGCTGCTGCAGCAACTGGGGGCCGAGGTGGGGGAGCGGTTGGGCGAGCCGCTGGTCGAGCGCGCCCAGAACTGA
- a CDS encoding TldD/PmbA family protein — MAVESSEASSIGAPSITSSSIDSDRLRGRLEDLARELSISRWDLGAACSTDTSVQVDRGEAKQLKGAQRSSITVRVWNGDGLVGITSTSDLTDSGLARALASAGEASAFGNPEDTPAFSPLATAPLPPLEQPLHAPQGILQLLGTLKEAERDLLGRHAAITTVPYNGLAERSSERLYLNSEGASRHQRLTTASVYLYARAEETGRKPRSSGAVRLAYGADSLDVAGCIDEAAERTIRHLDYAPIETGYYTCCFSPEAFLDLIGAFSSLFNARAVLDGVSLSKRDSLGQPLAVPFFQLHDNGLHPGNVGASAFDGEGTPTRRLALVENGVLSNFLHSEATARAFGVAPTGHAGLGAKVSVGPDWFEVGAQGGQQGLDRHSADGIVWIDSLSALHAGVKASQGSFSLPFDGWLVKGGEARSIEAATVAGDIRSVLNGIVGFEGAAKITPDGLCPHVWVEGLSITGDA; from the coding sequence ATGGCCGTTGAGTCAAGTGAGGCCAGCTCCATCGGCGCCCCATCCATCACCAGCAGCAGCATCGACTCCGACCGTCTGCGGGGGCGCCTTGAGGATCTGGCTCGGGAGCTCTCGATTTCCCGCTGGGACCTCGGGGCCGCCTGCAGCACCGACACCTCGGTGCAGGTGGACCGGGGCGAGGCCAAGCAGCTCAAGGGGGCCCAGCGCAGCTCGATCACCGTGCGGGTCTGGAACGGTGATGGGCTGGTGGGGATCACCAGCACCTCCGATCTGACCGACAGCGGCCTGGCCCGGGCCCTGGCCAGCGCCGGCGAGGCCAGCGCCTTCGGTAACCCCGAGGACACCCCCGCCTTCTCGCCCCTGGCCACGGCGCCCCTGCCCCCGCTGGAGCAACCGCTGCACGCACCCCAGGGGATCCTGCAATTGCTGGGCACCCTCAAGGAGGCCGAGCGTGACCTGCTCGGACGCCACGCCGCCATCACCACCGTTCCCTACAACGGCCTGGCGGAACGCAGCAGCGAACGCCTGTACCTCAACAGTGAGGGGGCCAGCCGCCACCAGCGGCTCACCACCGCCAGTGTCTATCTCTATGCCCGCGCCGAGGAGACGGGCCGCAAACCGCGCAGCAGCGGAGCCGTGCGCCTGGCCTACGGCGCTGATTCCCTCGACGTCGCCGGCTGCATCGACGAAGCGGCCGAGCGCACCATCCGCCACCTCGACTACGCCCCGATCGAGACCGGCTACTACACCTGCTGTTTCAGCCCCGAGGCCTTCCTTGACCTGATCGGAGCCTTCAGCAGCCTGTTCAATGCCCGCGCCGTGCTCGACGGGGTGAGCCTGAGCAAACGGGACTCCTTGGGGCAGCCCCTGGCGGTGCCCTTCTTTCAGCTCCATGACAACGGCCTCCATCCCGGCAACGTTGGCGCCAGCGCCTTTGATGGCGAAGGCACCCCCACCCGTCGTCTGGCGCTGGTGGAGAACGGGGTGCTCTCCAACTTCCTGCATTCCGAGGCCACCGCCCGGGCCTTCGGCGTGGCGCCCACGGGCCATGCGGGTCTGGGGGCGAAGGTGTCGGTCGGACCCGACTGGTTCGAAGTGGGTGCCCAGGGCGGGCAGCAGGGGCTCGATCGCCACAGCGCCGATGGGATCGTCTGGATCGATTCGCTCTCGGCCCTGCATGCGGGCGTCAAGGCCAGTCAGGGCTCCTTTTCCCTGCCCTTCGACGGCTGGCTGGTCAAAGGCGGTGAAGCCCGCTCGATCGAGGCGGCCACCGTCGCCGGTGACATCCGCTCGGTGCTCAACGGCATCGTGGGTTTTGAAGGCGCAGCCAAGATCACCCCCGATGGCCTCTGCCCCCATGTGTGGGTGGAAGGGCTCTCGATCACCGGCGACGCCTGA
- a CDS encoding TldD/PmbA family protein produces the protein MSSPVAVRAVEPFDQLWQPQLEALLAAGCGAGADLVEVFLERTDVVGVLAEQDRITSVSPGLGRGAGLRVFLGERDGFVSTNDLSEAGLLTALDQALGMLGLERSAQARSVFEGLPALRDFGLLKSEWLGRCPALGEATDRLLEGTAQLDRLGQHLQVRRGSYSRDWQEVLVAASDGTFARDIRLHQSVGLNVLAADGDHRASLGRRYGTSGRPDDLREWDAEAAARDLCASTGTMLYADYVEAGQWPVVLANRFGGVIFHEACGHLLETTQVERGTTPFAERVGDVIAHPAVTAIDEGLSDGAFGSLSMDDEGMEPQRTVLIENGVLQRFLSDRAGERRTGHARTGSGRRQGHAFAAASRMRNTFIAAGPHTPEQLIASVDRGLYCKTMGGGSVGPTGQFNFSVEEGYLIENGQLTKPVKGATLIGEAKEVMPKISMCADDLELAAGYCGSVSGSIYVTVGQPHIKVDSITVGGR, from the coding sequence CTGTCTTCCCCTGTCGCCGTAAGGGCGGTTGAACCCTTTGACCAGCTGTGGCAGCCGCAGTTGGAAGCCCTCCTGGCCGCCGGCTGCGGGGCTGGGGCTGATCTGGTGGAGGTGTTCCTGGAACGCACCGATGTGGTCGGTGTGCTGGCGGAGCAGGACCGCATCACCAGTGTCAGCCCCGGCCTGGGCCGGGGCGCCGGGCTGCGGGTGTTCCTCGGGGAGCGCGATGGTTTCGTCAGCACCAATGACCTGAGCGAAGCGGGCCTGCTCACGGCCCTCGATCAAGCCCTGGGAATGCTCGGGCTGGAGCGCTCAGCCCAGGCCCGCAGCGTTTTCGAGGGTCTGCCGGCCCTGCGCGATTTCGGGCTCCTGAAGTCCGAATGGCTTGGCCGTTGCCCGGCCCTGGGGGAGGCCACCGACCGGCTGCTGGAGGGCACGGCCCAGCTCGATCGCCTCGGCCAGCACCTGCAGGTGCGCCGCGGCAGCTATTCCCGCGACTGGCAGGAGGTGCTGGTGGCCGCCAGCGATGGCACCTTCGCCCGCGACATCCGCCTGCATCAGTCGGTGGGGCTGAACGTGCTGGCGGCCGATGGCGATCACCGGGCGAGCCTGGGGCGCCGCTACGGCACCTCCGGTCGACCCGATGATCTGCGCGAGTGGGATGCCGAGGCGGCCGCCCGCGACCTCTGCGCCAGCACCGGAACGATGCTCTACGCCGACTACGTGGAGGCCGGCCAGTGGCCGGTGGTGCTGGCCAACCGTTTCGGCGGCGTGATCTTCCACGAGGCCTGCGGGCACCTGCTGGAAACCACCCAGGTGGAACGCGGCACCACCCCCTTCGCTGAACGGGTTGGGGATGTGATCGCCCATCCGGCGGTCACGGCGATCGATGAGGGCCTCAGTGATGGCGCCTTCGGCAGCCTGTCCATGGACGACGAGGGCATGGAGCCCCAGCGCACGGTGCTGATCGAAAACGGGGTGCTCCAGCGGTTCCTCTCCGACCGGGCCGGGGAGCGGCGCACGGGCCATGCCCGCACGGGCAGCGGCCGCCGGCAGGGCCACGCCTTCGCTGCCGCCAGCCGCATGCGCAACACCTTCATCGCCGCCGGCCCCCACACCCCCGAGCAGTTGATCGCCTCGGTGGATCGGGGCCTTTACTGCAAGACCATGGGCGGCGGCAGCGTCGGGCCCACCGGCCAGTTCAACTTTTCCGTCGAGGAGGGTTACCTGATCGAGAACGGCCAGCTCACCAAACCCGTGAAGGGGGCCACCCTGATCGGCGAGGCCAAGGAGGTGATGCCGAAGATCTCGATGTGCGCCGATGATCTGGAACTGGCGGCGGGCTACTGCGGCTCGGTGAGCGGCAGCATCTATGTCACCGTCGGCCAGCCCCACATCAAGGTGGATTCGATCACCGTGGGGGGCCGTTGA
- the acsF gene encoding magnesium-protoporphyrin IX monomethyl ester (oxidative) cyclase, protein MVPPAATATATATATDTLPGAAPGAAATFKEPVKDTILTPRFYTTDFEAMAAMDLRPNEVELEAICEEFRKDYNRHHFVRNEEFDGAADKLDPETRKVFVEFLEQSCTSEFSGFLLYKELSRRIKEKNPLLAECFAHMARDEARHAGFLNKSMGDFGLQLDLGFLTSSKSYTYFKPKFIFYATYLSEKIGYWRYIAIYRHLEQHPESKIFPIFNFFESWCQDENRHGDFFDALMKAQPGTVRGLSSRLWCRFFLLAVFATMYVRDVARKEFYEALGLDARDYDKYVIAKTNETSARVFPVVLNVEHPKFYPRLERIVSNNAALSAVEASGGPAPLKLLRKLPYWTANGLVMAKLFLTAPIRSEQFQPAVR, encoded by the coding sequence ATGGTGCCCCCCGCCGCCACAGCCACCGCCACAGCCACCGCCACAGACACCCTTCCTGGCGCCGCCCCAGGAGCTGCCGCCACCTTCAAGGAACCGGTCAAGGACACGATTCTGACGCCGCGGTTCTACACCACAGATTTCGAGGCCATGGCGGCCATGGACCTGCGGCCCAACGAGGTGGAACTCGAAGCGATCTGCGAGGAGTTCCGCAAGGATTACAACCGCCACCACTTCGTTCGTAACGAGGAATTCGACGGAGCGGCCGACAAGCTCGATCCCGAGACCCGAAAGGTGTTTGTGGAGTTCCTCGAGCAGAGCTGCACCTCCGAGTTCTCCGGCTTCCTGCTTTACAAGGAGCTCAGCCGCCGCATCAAGGAGAAGAACCCCCTGTTGGCGGAGTGCTTCGCCCACATGGCCCGTGATGAGGCCCGCCATGCTGGTTTTCTGAACAAGTCGATGGGCGATTTCGGGCTCCAGCTCGATCTCGGCTTCCTCACCTCCAGCAAGTCGTACACCTACTTCAAGCCCAAGTTCATCTTCTACGCCACCTACCTCTCCGAGAAGATCGGCTATTGGCGCTACATCGCCATTTACCGCCACCTCGAGCAGCACCCCGAGAGCAAGATCTTCCCGATCTTCAACTTCTTCGAGAGCTGGTGCCAGGACGAGAACCGTCACGGTGACTTCTTCGACGCCCTGATGAAGGCCCAGCCAGGCACCGTGCGCGGCCTCTCCTCCCGGCTCTGGTGCCGTTTCTTCCTGCTGGCGGTGTTCGCCACCATGTACGTGCGCGACGTGGCCCGCAAGGAGTTCTACGAAGCCCTCGGCCTTGATGCCCGCGACTACGACAAGTACGTGATCGCCAAGACCAACGAAACCTCCGCCCGGGTGTTCCCTGTGGTGCTCAATGTCGAGCATCCCAAGTTCTACCCACGCCTGGAGCGGATCGTCAGCAACAACGCCGCCCTCAGTGCCGTCGAGGCCTCAGGTGGCCCTGCGCCCCTGAAGCTGCTGCGCAAGCTGCCCTATTGGACCGCCAACGGTCTGGTGATGGCCAAGCTGTTCCTGACGGCCCCGATCCGCAGCGAACAGTTCCAGCCAGCCGTCCGCTGA
- a CDS encoding DUF2996 domain-containing protein yields the protein MSDPTSPETNSTTNPTTSPAAAPAAAKPAAAKAKPPAPEDQPFAVFIPELFLPALRERMEASGAALDELVFEQGAIPVVASSAWQVKGGLPGGRRFWLSFIDADINGAKTFALAEGGSEPTLLESFLVDEKKSTLALLVSRVVSRLNGQKWLGPN from the coding sequence GTGAGCGATCCGACCAGCCCAGAGACCAACTCCACGACCAACCCCACGACCAGCCCCGCTGCGGCGCCAGCCGCCGCCAAGCCTGCGGCGGCCAAGGCCAAGCCCCCCGCCCCGGAGGATCAGCCCTTCGCCGTGTTCATCCCCGAGCTGTTCCTGCCGGCCCTGCGCGAGCGCATGGAGGCTTCCGGCGCTGCCCTGGATGAGCTGGTGTTCGAGCAGGGGGCGATCCCCGTGGTGGCCAGCAGCGCCTGGCAGGTGAAGGGGGGCCTCCCCGGGGGGCGACGTTTCTGGCTGAGCTTCATCGACGCCGACATCAACGGCGCCAAGACCTTCGCCCTGGCTGAGGGAGGGAGCGAGCCCACCCTGCTGGAGTCGTTCCTGGTGGATGAGAAAAAGAGCACCCTGGCGCTGCTGGTGTCGCGGGTTGTGTCAAGGCTCAACGGCCAGAAGTGGCTGGGACCCAACTGA
- a CDS encoding flavin prenyltransferase UbiX: MDPVVLAVSGASAQPLAQRALQLLLEAGETVELVTSRGAIGVWQAELGLRVPSEPAAQEAFWRECTGTSSGTLHCHRWNDQAAAIASGSFRTRGMVILPASMGTVGRIASGVALDLIERAADVHLKEGRPLVISPREMPWSLVHLRNLTALAEAGARIAPPVPAWYHRPSTIEEMVDFLVIRVFDCLGYDLGSLRRWQGPLPPT; encoded by the coding sequence ATGGACCCGGTGGTGCTGGCCGTGTCCGGCGCTTCCGCCCAGCCCCTGGCCCAGCGGGCCCTGCAGTTGCTGCTGGAGGCGGGCGAGACGGTGGAGCTTGTGACCAGTCGCGGGGCGATCGGGGTCTGGCAGGCGGAGCTGGGGCTCAGGGTGCCGTCGGAACCGGCGGCCCAGGAGGCCTTCTGGCGGGAGTGCACGGGCACCAGTTCCGGCACACTCCATTGCCACCGCTGGAACGACCAGGCCGCTGCGATCGCCAGCGGCAGCTTCCGCACCCGCGGCATGGTGATCCTGCCGGCGAGCATGGGCACCGTGGGGCGGATCGCTTCGGGGGTGGCCCTGGATCTGATCGAGCGGGCGGCGGACGTGCACCTCAAGGAGGGCCGGCCCCTGGTGATCTCCCCCCGGGAGATGCCCTGGAGCCTGGTGCACCTGCGCAACCTCACCGCCCTGGCCGAGGCGGGGGCCCGCATCGCCCCGCCCGTGCCCGCCTGGTACCACCGCCCCAGCACGATCGAGGAGATGGTGGATTTTCTGGTGATTCGGGTGTTCGATTGCCTCGGCTACGACCTCGGCTCGCTGCGCCGCTGGCAAGGTCCCCTTCCCCCCACCTGA
- a CDS encoding RNB domain-containing ribonuclease, producing MKFTVADLLDQLPASDPLPVAKLEKALGLSHKADKEQLRIALDGLSRVGLLEADGEAVSRRPDESLIEARLRCSSKGFCFALRDDGGEDIYIRDHQLNHAWNGDRVLVRITRDGGRRRSPEGGVQCILERGTTSLLAQVAQQNERLVALPLDDRLLTTVELPETDSAHLSPQQDSVVEVRIDRYPVGQFAPQGHVARSLAINGGPEADLDLLITKHGLRERPAAPRATLKSLPEKGRDDLTALPTLLLEGWSGAEAPLLPAVSLEDTGEGWRLWVHAPAVAERLSPGGSFDLWLREEAEALCIGPRWLPLLSPALTKAAALGSGESQSALSVALDLDRQGSLQHYTFSRSSVRVDARVDAGTLQALAERKPKARTVPAALKALKDQLPLLEQLIELAGLLRQQRWQAGSIDLDLPTPAIESLGDLTTAPPDESREGWLVSLDETHPFALLRELLIPAHRALGRHLASLDLPGLYATNEAPDPADLNEVAKAALALELPLELSADGNATASELATAFASSDRARVLQQQLKDSLRPVLLSETPGPNHVVGEDTAYAPWTLPALHYADIWNQQVLVLLLTEGKDRPSVRHKTKVELASDSCHGQVDWPLLPPSTLAPIQEARSSALLHRLNTRSRFVQELHADALALAQARQAEPLVGQTLPGVISGVQSYGFFVEVPPSQVEGLVHVSSLKDDWYEYRSRQNRLVGRKNRRTYMLGDAVDVVIQKVDVLRHQIDLVVVQPDGDDGSESGSAGASGFDGPEPLTMAPSED from the coding sequence ATGAAGTTCACGGTCGCCGACCTGCTCGACCAGCTCCCCGCCAGCGATCCGTTGCCGGTCGCCAAGCTGGAGAAAGCGCTCGGTTTGAGCCACAAGGCCGACAAAGAGCAGCTGCGCATCGCCCTCGACGGCCTCAGCCGTGTGGGCCTGCTGGAGGCCGATGGCGAGGCCGTCAGCCGCCGGCCGGACGAGAGCCTGATCGAGGCGCGGCTGCGCTGTTCCAGCAAGGGCTTCTGTTTCGCCCTGCGGGATGACGGCGGCGAAGACATCTACATCCGTGACCACCAGCTCAACCACGCCTGGAACGGCGATCGGGTGCTGGTGCGCATCACCCGCGACGGCGGTCGCCGCCGCTCCCCGGAAGGGGGCGTGCAGTGCATCCTCGAGCGGGGCACCACCTCGCTGCTGGCCCAGGTGGCCCAGCAGAACGAGCGGTTGGTGGCGCTGCCCCTGGATGACCGCCTGCTCACCACCGTCGAGCTGCCCGAGACCGACAGCGCCCACCTGAGCCCTCAGCAGGACTCCGTGGTGGAGGTGCGCATCGACCGCTACCCGGTCGGCCAGTTCGCCCCCCAGGGCCACGTGGCCCGCAGCCTGGCCATCAACGGTGGCCCTGAGGCCGACCTGGATCTGCTGATCACCAAGCACGGTCTTCGGGAGCGGCCCGCCGCGCCCCGCGCCACGCTCAAGAGCTTGCCGGAAAAGGGCCGCGACGATCTCACCGCCCTCCCCACCCTGCTGCTGGAGGGCTGGAGCGGCGCTGAGGCCCCCCTGCTGCCGGCCGTGTCCCTCGAGGACACCGGCGAGGGCTGGCGGCTGTGGGTCCACGCCCCGGCGGTGGCTGAGAGGCTGAGCCCGGGCGGAAGCTTCGATCTCTGGCTGCGGGAGGAGGCGGAGGCCCTGTGCATCGGCCCCCGCTGGCTGCCCCTGCTCAGCCCCGCCCTCACCAAGGCGGCCGCCCTGGGCAGCGGTGAGAGCCAGTCGGCCCTGTCGGTGGCCCTGGACCTCGATCGCCAGGGGAGCTTGCAGCACTACACCTTCAGCCGCAGCAGCGTGCGCGTCGATGCCCGCGTCGACGCCGGGACGCTCCAGGCGCTCGCCGAGCGCAAGCCCAAGGCCCGCACCGTGCCGGCGGCCCTCAAGGCCCTCAAGGATCAGTTGCCCCTGCTGGAGCAGCTCATTGAGCTGGCGGGTCTGCTGCGTCAGCAACGGTGGCAGGCCGGCTCGATTGATCTGGACCTACCGACCCCGGCGATCGAGAGCCTGGGGGATCTGACCACGGCGCCCCCGGATGAGAGCCGCGAAGGCTGGCTGGTGTCCCTGGACGAGACCCATCCCTTCGCCCTGTTGCGGGAACTGCTGATCCCGGCCCACCGGGCCCTGGGCCGCCACCTGGCTTCCCTGGATCTGCCGGGTCTCTATGCCACCAACGAGGCCCCCGACCCTGCCGACTTGAACGAGGTCGCCAAGGCCGCCCTGGCCCTGGAACTCCCCCTGGAGCTTTCGGCCGACGGCAACGCCACCGCCTCGGAACTGGCCACGGCCTTCGCCAGCAGCGACCGCGCCCGGGTGTTGCAGCAGCAGCTCAAGGACAGTCTGCGGCCGGTGCTGCTGAGCGAAACCCCTGGCCCCAACCACGTGGTCGGCGAGGACACCGCCTACGCCCCCTGGACCCTTCCCGCGCTCCACTACGCCGACATCTGGAACCAGCAGGTGCTGGTGCTGCTGCTCACTGAGGGCAAGGACCGTCCCTCCGTGCGCCACAAGACCAAGGTGGAGCTGGCCTCCGACAGCTGCCACGGACAGGTGGACTGGCCGCTGCTGCCCCCCAGCACCCTGGCGCCGATCCAGGAGGCCCGCAGCAGCGCCCTGCTGCACCGCCTCAACACCCGCTCCCGCTTCGTGCAGGAGCTGCACGCCGACGCCCTGGCCCTGGCCCAGGCGCGCCAGGCCGAACCCTTGGTGGGCCAGACCCTGCCGGGGGTGATCAGCGGCGTGCAGAGCTACGGCTTCTTCGTCGAGGTGCCCCCATCGCAGGTGGAGGGGCTGGTGCACGTGAGCTCCCTGAAAGATGACTGGTACGAGTACCGCTCCCGCCAGAACCGTCTGGTGGGCCGCAAGAACCGGCGCACCTACATGCTCGGCGATGCCGTTGATGTGGTGATTCAGAAGGTGGACGTGCTGCGTCACCAGATCGACCTGGTCGTGGTTCAGCCCGATGGCGACGACGGAAGTGAGTCCGGCTCCGCTGGGGCCTCTGGTTTCGATGGCCCCGAACCCCTGACGATGGCCCCCAGCGAGGATTGA
- a CDS encoding TMEM165/GDT1 family protein, with product MTLPLLASTFITVFLAELGDKTQLAVVTISGTTNRPGAVFAGSSAALVLASLLGSAAGGSLSSVIDPETLQLAAALGFLLIGGRLIWRSTQAEPPTA from the coding sequence ATGACCCTTCCCCTGCTGGCCTCCACCTTCATCACGGTCTTCCTGGCGGAACTTGGCGACAAGACCCAGCTGGCGGTGGTGACCATCAGCGGCACCACGAACCGACCCGGGGCGGTGTTCGCCGGCAGCTCCGCCGCCCTGGTGCTGGCGAGCCTGCTGGGGTCCGCCGCCGGGGGCTCCCTCTCCTCGGTGATTGACCCGGAGACCCTTCAGCTCGCGGCGGCCCTGGGCTTTCTGTTGATCGGCGGCCGGCTGATCTGGCGCTCCACCCAGGCCGAGCCGCCCACGGCCTAG
- a CDS encoding TMEM165/GDT1 family protein, translating to MVDENPSATTEAAADPPAVVEPSPTPAAPTADLGAGRWGAVFLTTATTVFLAELGDKTQLAALLLSAQSGQPVVVFIGAALALVCSSLVGVLLGRWLAGVMPAHQLERLAGILMVGLGLWIGRQAALGLMAP from the coding sequence ATGGTCGATGAGAACCCGTCCGCCACAACTGAGGCCGCTGCCGACCCACCTGCCGTGGTGGAGCCAAGCCCAACGCCTGCTGCCCCAACGGCCGACCTGGGGGCGGGACGCTGGGGCGCCGTGTTCCTCACCACCGCCACCACCGTGTTTCTGGCGGAGCTGGGCGACAAGACCCAGCTGGCGGCCCTGCTGCTTTCGGCCCAGTCGGGGCAGCCCGTGGTGGTGTTCATCGGTGCCGCCCTGGCCCTGGTCTGCTCCTCGTTGGTGGGCGTGTTGCTGGGCCGATGGCTGGCGGGCGTGATGCCGGCCCATCAGCTGGAGCGCCTGGCGGGCATCTTGATGGTGGGCCTGGGGCTGTGGATCGGCCGCCAGGCCGCCCTCGGCCTGATGGCCCCCTGA
- a CDS encoding YkgJ family cysteine cluster protein yields the protein MTRPEQWSCISGCGACCRLDPEERGEALEALGPEQRELYLAMVGPDGWCLYYDSGGRRCRIYDERPEFCRVGNLAGLFGVEEEAADGFAIACCRQQIRGVYGGRGRVYRRFERAIQGR from the coding sequence ATGACTCGCCCGGAGCAGTGGAGTTGCATCAGCGGCTGCGGCGCCTGCTGCCGGCTCGATCCCGAGGAGCGGGGCGAGGCGCTCGAGGCCCTGGGCCCGGAGCAGCGGGAGCTCTATCTGGCCATGGTGGGACCCGATGGCTGGTGCCTCTACTACGACAGCGGTGGCCGCCGCTGCCGCATTTACGACGAGCGGCCGGAGTTCTGCCGGGTGGGGAACCTGGCCGGTCTGTTCGGCGTGGAGGAGGAGGCCGCCGACGGCTTCGCGATCGCCTGCTGCCGCCAGCAGATCCGCGGTGTTTACGGAGGCCGTGGCAGGGTGTATCGACGTTTCGAGCGGGCGATCCAGGGACGCTGA
- the psb30 gene encoding photosystem II reaction center protein Ycf12/Psb30 yields MGIDVHLIANFLALALITLAGPAVIFILFYRRGAL; encoded by the coding sequence ATGGGCATCGACGTCCACCTGATCGCCAACTTTCTCGCCCTGGCCCTGATCACCCTGGCTGGTCCCGCCGTGATCTTCATCCTCTTCTACCGCCGCGGCGCCCTCTGA